Below is a window of 'Nostoc azollae' 0708 DNA.
CCTGTCGTAAGGACAATTTTTAATGCCAACCTACTTAGTAAGCATTCAGCCATCAGCAGTCAGCTTTTTCAGACTAACGCCAAAAATACCTATTTGATAATTAACCAATTTCTCAAACATTCTGATTCCTGACTCCTGAATTCTTACCATTGTTATTCCCAATTACCCATTAGCCATATATTTTTATCCACACAATAACACTGTCATATCAGAATCCTAAATAGGACTTGAACAAACTCAATGCCCAATGCCCAGTTTCCATGAGTAAGTTCATAAGTCAAATAGAACTTTCATATCACTATCATAGTTAATTCAATTTATTTTTTCTTTTGATTTTAAAATCTTTGTTACCAAATTCAACGAAAGGCAAATAAGTATGGCTCAATTAACCCTCGAAACACTGCTTTGCAAACTCTATTGCTTCTTCTACTGTTGAAACTTTCCCTTCAGCTTGGGCTACAGCGATTTCACTCAATATTTTTCCCACGAGTGGTGAAGCTGGAATATTTAGTGCTATAATCACCTCTCTACCACTAACTAACGGTGAGGGGTGAGCTACCAGATCATCAGGGTTCAGATAACGGTTGATTAAAGGTGTATAAACCAATAGCGGGTTATGGCCAGATTTCGCCTCTATGACAATATCATCTGCTAAGGCTAAGGTGATTATACTAGTAAACATAACTCCCACCTCCTGAAACAAAAAATACTGTTCTCGTAGGGAAAGATTAATTCTTTTAAACTGCGGGAACAGTCGCAGGACGGTAATAACAGCGCGAATTTCTACACGGCTGTAAGTAATGTCTTGGAGTTCCGTTTCTGCAATTTCTGGGTTTTGGTGAACAAGACAAGCTAGTTTAGCAATACCTAACCATGTTGTGCTAACAGTATCACGAACATAGTTTTGCAGTTCTTCTCCTAGTTTTGACCAATTTTCACTAATCAAATGTGCTGCTTGATCAACTGCCGTTAATTTTAGCACGTTTTCATGTATAGCATTTTGGAAGACATAGCTTAATAAGCCATCTTCCCACGCGCTGATTAGCCACGGTGTACCCTGAGAACTGGCTAAGAGATAACCAATTTCTACCCGCACTCTTTCAGGTGCAACTTGATTAATATCTGCTGCTAAGGTACGAATATTAGCTTGGGTAGATGGTTCAATGGTAAAGCCAAGTTGGGAAGCTTGACGATAAGCCCGCATTAATCGCAAAGGGTCATCTTGCAAATTGGCACGTGATATCATGCGTAATATACCAGTTGCTATGTCTGCATAGCCTTGGAGGGGGTCAATAATTTCCTGGGTATGGGGATTATACGCGATCGCATTAATTGTAAAATCCCTTCTATGTAAATCAGTGAATAAACTATCTCCTTCCTGTTGGGCAAAATCAACGGTAGCATGGGGAAACACCACACGGGCAATGTTTCTTTCTGCGTCGAGTAAGACAAAACCAGCTTGATAATGTTTGGCGATCGCACATGCTACTTTGATTGCATCATCTGGGATAATAAAATCTAAATCTAAATATTCCGCACTCCTACCCAAAATCGCATCTCGCACTGCCCCACCAACCATATAAACAGGTTTTGGCAACCACTCCAAACTGAAAGGCCAATTTTGGGCATCTAAACGAGAAACAACAAAATCACTCATTGTAATAGACCTCTTACAGAATTAACTTTATGTTATAAAAGGGGGTTGTCTTTGTTTTAGCCAAAAGTTAGAGTTACAGGGTTATGTTTGAATTAGGGAGCGCAAGGAATACCAACAATACATAGAATCTAAAACTCCCCATCATACCACATAAACAATTTTGCAATAAGTCTAATAAAAATCAATCCACTAACTAATGCCTAACATTTTTCCGTGAGCTACATTAAGTATAAAGGTTCCTGGAGTTGGTTCTATTATGTGTATTTGTGTGAACTGCCACTATGTAGACCGTTGTGTAACCTACAATGCTGTAGAAAGTCAGCATCAACAACCCCACCTGACTGAAACCCCAGATCTTGATCCCAACGAACCCTCCATCAATGTCAATATTCGCACAAAAGGCGAAATGATTGAAATGGAATGGGATGTAGTTGGTTGTCTCAGCTTTAAAAAAGAAATGGGTAAATGGGCTAAATTGCGTCCCGGTGAATTAGTACCGACTTGAACTTTAGATTTTAGACTTTGGATTTCACCTGCTTTCGATTTTGTAGAGATGTTTACGTAAACATCTCTACATTATTATATAGTTTAATTTCTGTTGATTACTTTATAATCTATATTTGCAGTTACTCTTATAAATAAATCACTTTGACCACTAAACTAGAACTTCTCCCTCCCAGAAAATACGCTTTAGCACTGCACACTACTACACCTGAACTGGGTTTGGTAATTAGTAATTTTGCAGAATATACCCGCACCCATGTTTGGAATTTAGGACGTGATTTATCCAGTCTCATCCATCAATATTTAATTGATTTAATTGAACCCCAAACCTGGACAGATTTGGCTTTTATTGCCGTTGCTAAAGGTCCAGGAGGTTTTACAGGCAGTCGGATTGGTGTAGTAACAGCTAGGACTTTAGGACAACAGTTAGAAATTCCCGTATTTCCAATTTCTACTTTAGCAGCAGTAGCTTGGTATGAAAACAGTAAAAATCCCAATACTCAACCAATTATTGCTGTAGAGATGCCAGCACAAAGAGCGCAAGTTTTTGGCGCGATTTATCAAATGGCTCCTGATAATTCAGGAATCATAACTTTATTACCAGATACAGTATTCACACCAAAAGTATGGCAAGGAACTTTAGCAAATTGGCATAGTGAATATCAATTAATCAAAGCCACATCAAGTTTAGCAGCCACTGTAACAAGTATTTTGGAATTAGCTTATTTAGATTGGCGACAAGATAAATGTCCCCATTGGTCAGAAGCATTACCATATTATGGACAGCATCCTGTAGATGTTTAATAATAGAAGCAATAGTTGAATTAGTGGGTTTAAGATTATGACACTGACTCAAGATACTCCACCTCTGGAAAACGGCAATAGACTTACCCGCATGGAATTTGAACGTCGCTATCATACAATGCCAGATGTCAAAAAAGCTAACTTAATTGAGCGAATTCTTTATATAGCACCACCTGTCAGACAATGCCAGATGTCAAAAGAACCGATTTAGTTGAACGAACTGTTTATATAGCACCACCTGTCAGATATAAAATTCATGGTGAACCTCATTCTAATATTATGGCTTGGTTGGGTTTTTACACTGCATATTATATAGGAGTGGAAATAGCTAATAATGCTAGTGTTAGATTCGATATAGTATAGATAACGGGACTTAAACAAAAGTTAAGAGTAAAAAGGAGTATAATAGGATTCCGGTGTAGCTTTCAGATTAAAAGAAGCTGATGAAAGAAACCACTGCCCCAGCAATGGCACCATAGTTTGGAAGATGGTGTCATTTGATGATGTATTTACTCATCAAGCAGAAAGAAGAGAGTTTAGACATTATTTAGGGGGATGATTGGGTGAAAGTGAGAGAAAAAACCTATTTGAAATGGCAGAGAATGCCCTAGGGGTGACGTACCACCGATTACACCACTTTTTAAATGAAGCACCTTGGTCCAGTTCCCAAGTCAATATAATTGATGATTATGTCCATAGAAAAAGGGGGAATTTTAGGGATGGAGTAGGAGGAAAATATATTGGAGAAATTGGGAAAAGGGATACTGGAATAGTAGTAGTAATAACACATCTATATGATGGCAGTAAAAGCTTAGCATTACATATGGAGTTATATCACCACGGTGATTCTTTACCAAAAGGGAAATAAGACCCTCTATTTGAGAATAAACCTGAGTTAGGAATTAAATTAATAGATCTGACCTTAAGCCGTGGTTATCAACCAGGAATAGTAATTATAGATCCTGGATATGGCCACAATACATCTTTCTTATTAAAGATAGAGAATCGGAATTGAAAGTATTGAGGAGGATTAGGTAAAAATCCCACAGTCCTTAGCAGTGACCAAGAGGATAGTCCAGCAATAATTAGGTTAGATGAATTAGCACAAAATTTAACCCAAGAGGCTGTTACACAAATTCAACTGGAGTTAGATAAACCCAAAACATTATGGGTAGTAACTAAAGAAGTAGAAATATCAGCCTTAACTGGAAAGGGGAATATTGCTGTCGTCATTAAGGCTTCTACTTTCTCTCAAGCCACTGATATTGACTACCTTATTACCGATATTTCTTCATCAATTGTCACACCCCAATGGACAGTTGATACATATTCTCAGAGAAATTGGGTAGAAGTTGTTTACAGGGAAGCCAAGGGATGGTTAGGACTCAAAGAATATCAAGTTCGAGATAACAGCAGTTTACTGCGCTATTTTATTTTGGTTTTCTGTGCCTACACTTTTATTATTTGCCATCAGTGGACTGGAGGATTAAGACCAAGGTGGGCTAAGGAACCTTTGAATACCTTTACTTAAGCTTTAAAAGCGTTTAGAACAGCCATATCTTTTCTATTTATTGATTGGTCCAACTTGAATCCGGATGTGTTTCCTTGTTATCAAGCTAGTTTGGGCTACATTTGGGCTTGATTTTTGTTTACGTCCCGATAATGAACCTAAACCAGACACACTGTTAAGAATTGAAAATGCTGGACAGTCGGAGATCAGTGCAGATGATTATGTTGAAGGTGCGCCAGAATCAATTATATAAATTGCGGCTAGTAGTACGGCTGTTGATACCCATGATAAACTTAAAGTTTATCGTCGAAATCAGGTACAAGAAGATTTAATCTGGCAAGTTTATGACGGTGAACTTGATTGGTTTATTTTAGAAGATGGAGAATACTGACACTTAGAAGCTAATGGTGAGGGTGCTATTTGTTATGAATTTTTCCCTCGTCTTTACTTAGATAAGTCTGCTTTATTAACTGGGGATTTAGCTAAAGTATTGGAAATTTTACAGCAAGGTTTAGCAAGTGCAGAACATCAAAGTTCTATGGAAAAGCTAGGACAGTTATTTTTACCTGGCTCTATTAATTTATGAAAGGTAAATCTCCTATTCTGGTTGATTATTTTCCAACCAGTTAAATAAATCCTCACTAGCTGTAAAATCTAGCAATGCTTCACTAAGTTCTTCCAACTGATTGAGAGAAAGAGTTTGAATTTTCGCTCTTATTTTTCTTGGTAACTCTTCCAAGCATTTTTGTAGTCGTCGTACCACAATATTGTGCTTACCTTCTGTTATTCCTCGGTCGTAGCTAATGCGCTCACCTGTAGTAATATCAATCATAGTTCACTCCTCTTCAAATTGCTTAAGATATTTCCAAAACTCTGCTTCTAATACCTTTGGTAACATCATAAACCAGTCTATCAAGCGGTAAAGGTTACGAATATCCTTTCCTTGCCAACCTTGTTCATACAATCGTCAAACTAAGCTAGATTTCCAGGTTTTGCGTCATTGAGGTTTTTGACTTATAGTGAGTTTCATTAATTCTATTTGTAACTGCTCAAAAGTTATTTTGCAGGGTTGATACAATGTTTCACGTTCAGCTCCCCATTGATCTTTGTGTTCGTGATTCCACTGAGTTTCTAGGAATATTCTCCCTCTCTAAACTTCATGATTAGATTTTGTTTCTGTCATGATTTCTCACATATTATTGCTAACCATAATCGACTTTTTACCATTTTGCTCACCACTGCATTCCATATTGAAAATAAAAAAATTCGTAATTGATAATCCTAAAATTACGAATTAGGAATTAGGAACTAGGAATTAGGCATTAGGAATTACGAATTACGAATTACAAATAAATTATGCTGTAACTTTAGCTAAAGCCTTTTCTACAGCGTGTAGTGCTTGATTTATTTCTTCCTCAGTGACAATTAAAGGAGGTACAAACCGGACGACTTTTGGACCAGCAGCTACTAATAATAAACCTTCATCCATTGCAGCTTTGACAAAATCAGCCGCAGTTAAAGAAGATTCTGCTTTTATTTCCATACCGTTAATTAAACCCCAACCCCGGACTTCTGAGATGTGCTGAGGATATTTGAGTGCGATCACTTTTAATCCTTCCCGTAAATGTGTGCCTTGTTCTTGGACGTTCTGCAAAATATTCTCTTTTTCCAAAGTTTGACAAACACTCAGCGCCACAGCACACACAAAAGGATTTCCACCAAAGGTACTAGCGTGTTCTCCTGGTTGGAAAATATCACAGGATTTTTTACTCATCATTGCACCGATGGGGATACCACCACCCAGTCCCTTAGCACTGGTGAAGATATCTGGTTCTACTCCCAGATGTTCATAACCCCATAATTTACCACTGCGTCCCATCCCCACTTGCACTTCGTCGAAAATCAATAAAATACCGATTTCATCACAAATCTGTCGCAATCGCTGGAAGTAAGCAACGTTACCAGGACGGATACCCCCTTCTCCCTGCAAGGGTTCAATTAAAATTGCACCAACGCGATAATTGCCTTCATCTAATTCAGTTACAGCAGCTTCAACTGCTCTAATATCGTTGTAATCTACATAATGGAAACCAGGTACTAAAGGATCAAAGTTCTTTTGATACTTGGGTTGTCCGGTAGCGGTAACAGTTGCTAAAGTCCGTCCGTGAAAACTGGCATTGGCAGTTAAAATTATGGGGTTAGCAATATCTAGGACTGTGTGGGCATATTTTCTCGCTAGTTTAATTGCTGCTTCGTTGGCTTCAGCGCCAGAGTTGCAGAAAAACACCCGATCTGCACAGGAATGATCAACAATCCATTTGGCTAATTCACCTTGTTCGGGAATGTAGTACAAATTAGAAACATGATGCAGCTTTTGGATTTGCCGTGTTACTGCTTCTATCATTGCTGGGTGGGCGTGTCCCAAGGTACAAGTGGCTATTCCGGCCACAAAATCTAGATATGAGTTGCCTTGGTTATCCCAAACCCGACAGCCAACACCCCGTTCTAAGGCCAAGGGAAACCGTCCATAAGTGGACATAACAACTTGGTTGAAACTTTCTTGATCAAAGGATGTAGTTAGCATAAAACCTGACTCTTGGGGGATTATGGCTTGTTTAACTAGACTTTGGAATGTCACTACTGCACCTCCTGAAAATCCTTTATCCTATAATCTATTTACCAGTTTCCCAAAAATATTTCAAAACTTCTTTTTATTAAGGAGAGAATTGGACATAAGTAGAAATTCGTTAACTTTTAATTTTTAATTGCCTGTGTACTCTACCTTAGAAGAAAAATATCAACGGATTCAAAAAGATTTAATGGCCGGGGCAATCGCTCTGGTTTTTGTTTTCCTAATTGGTACATCATGGTACAGGTTGGTGGAGGGCTGGTCTTGGGAAGA
It encodes the following:
- a CDS encoding CCA tRNA nucleotidyltransferase, which produces MSDFVVSRLDAQNWPFSLEWLPKPVYMVGGAVRDAILGRSAEYLDLDFIIPDDAIKVACAIAKHYQAGFVLLDAERNIARVVFPHATVDFAQQEGDSLFTDLHRRDFTINAIAYNPHTQEIIDPLQGYADIATGILRMISRANLQDDPLRLMRAYRQASQLGFTIEPSTQANIRTLAADINQVAPERVRVEIGYLLASSQGTPWLISAWEDGLLSYVFQNAIHENVLKLTAVDQAAHLISENWSKLGEELQNYVRDTVSTTWLGIAKLACLVHQNPEIAETELQDITYSRVEIRAVITVLRLFPQFKRINLSLREQYFLFQEVGVMFTSIITLALADDIVIEAKSGHNPLLVYTPLINRYLNPDDLVAHPSPLVSGREVIIALNIPASPLVGKILSEIAVAQAEGKVSTVEEAIEFAKQCFEG
- a CDS encoding Ycf34 family protein encodes the protein MCICVNCHYVDRCVTYNAVESQHQQPHLTETPDLDPNEPSINVNIRTKGEMIEMEWDVVGCLSFKKEMGKWAKLRPGELVPT
- the tsaB gene encoding tRNA (adenosine(37)-N6)-threonylcarbamoyltransferase complex dimerization subunit type 1 TsaB, with product MTTKLELLPPRKYALALHTTTPELGLVISNFAEYTRTHVWNLGRDLSSLIHQYLIDLIEPQTWTDLAFIAVAKGPGGFTGSRIGVVTARTLGQQLEIPVFPISTLAAVAWYENSKNPNTQPIIAVEMPAQRAQVFGAIYQMAPDNSGIITLLPDTVFTPKVWQGTLANWHSEYQLIKATSSLAATVTSILELAYLDWRQDKCPHWSEALPYYGQHPVDV
- a CDS encoding Uma2 family endonuclease, with protein sequence MAASSTAVDTHDKLKVYRRNQVQEDLIWQVYDGELDWFILEDGEY
- a CDS encoding DUF4351 domain-containing protein encodes the protein MIDITTGERISYDRGITEGKHNIVVRRLQKCLEELPRKIRAKIQTLSLNQLEELSEALLDFTASEDLFNWLENNQPE
- a CDS encoding aspartate aminotransferase family protein, which codes for MTFQSLVKQAIIPQESGFMLTTSFDQESFNQVVMSTYGRFPLALERGVGCRVWDNQGNSYLDFVAGIATCTLGHAHPAMIEAVTRQIQKLHHVSNLYYIPEQGELAKWIVDHSCADRVFFCNSGAEANEAAIKLARKYAHTVLDIANPIILTANASFHGRTLATVTATGQPKYQKNFDPLVPGFHYVDYNDIRAVEAAVTELDEGNYRVGAILIEPLQGEGGIRPGNVAYFQRLRQICDEIGILLIFDEVQVGMGRSGKLWGYEHLGVEPDIFTSAKGLGGGIPIGAMMSKKSCDIFQPGEHASTFGGNPFVCAVALSVCQTLEKENILQNVQEQGTHLREGLKVIALKYPQHISEVRGWGLINGMEIKAESSLTAADFVKAAMDEGLLLVAAGPKVVRFVPPLIVTEEEINQALHAVEKALAKVTA